One Qipengyuania gaetbuli genomic region harbors:
- a CDS encoding UrcA family protein yields the protein MRTRTIALPILSAIGLLGITAPATAQEPDIVVTAPSNLPPGTDPVSKVVAIADLDLSSEQGEAEMKKRVEAAIKQICWSHPKPARWQVKDSEECDAFAREGVQPQMDAALARAKGS from the coding sequence GCCTTGCCGATCCTTTCCGCGATCGGCCTGCTCGGCATCACTGCACCCGCAACGGCGCAGGAGCCGGACATCGTCGTTACGGCTCCCAGCAACCTCCCGCCGGGAACGGATCCCGTGAGCAAGGTGGTCGCCATCGCCGATCTCGACCTTTCGAGCGAGCAGGGTGAGGCCGAGATGAAGAAACGTGTCGAGGCAGCGATCAAGCAGATTTGCTGGTCGCACCCCAAGCCTGCACGTTGGCAGGTCAAGGATAGCGAAGAATGCGACGCGTTTGCCCGTGAAGGGGTGCAGCCGCAGATGGATGCAGCCCTGGCACGCGCCAAGGGTTCGTGA
- the dxs gene encoding 1-deoxy-D-xylulose-5-phosphate synthase — protein MTTRPHTPLLDTVDYPADLRKLDKSQLRQLSDELRAEMIDAVGTTGGHLGSGLGVVELTTAIHYVFNTPEDKLVWDVGHQCYPHKILTGRRDRIRTLRQGGGLSGFTKRAESEYDPFGAAHSSTSISAALGFAMANKMLGKPGRGIAVIGDGAMSAGMAYEAMNNAEAAGNRLIVILNDNDMSIAPPVGGLSAYLARTVSSSEYLGLRSLASRLSKKLSRKVHDGLEKAEEYARGMVTGGTLFEELGFYYVGPIDGHNLDHLIPVLENVRDSEQGPVLIHVVTQKGKGYAPAENSADKYHGVAKFDVVTGEQKKSSGGPPAYQNVFGETLAKLADTDPRICAITAAMPSGTGVDKFAKAHPDKAFDVGIAEQHGVTFAAGLAAQGMRPFAAIYSTFLQRAYDQVVHDVAIQNLPVRFAIDRAGLVGADGCTHAGAFDIAYLATLPNMVVMAAADEAELAHMTYTAAEYDDGPIAFRYPRGSGTGVEIPEQLQKLEIGKGRVVREGTKVAILSLGARLEEAKKAADQLEAKGLSTTVADMRFAKPLDTELIEKLMRTHEVVVTIEEGAVGGLGAHVLTFASDAGLTDAGLKVRTMRLPDIFQDQDDPVKQYDEAGLNAPHIVDTALKALRHNSAGVEEARA, from the coding sequence CGCCAGCTTTCGGACGAATTGCGTGCCGAAATGATCGATGCCGTTGGGACCACCGGCGGGCACCTCGGTTCGGGCCTTGGCGTGGTCGAGCTGACCACCGCAATCCATTACGTTTTCAACACTCCGGAAGACAAGCTGGTGTGGGACGTGGGGCACCAGTGCTACCCGCACAAGATCCTCACTGGCCGGCGCGACCGTATCCGCACGTTGCGCCAGGGCGGCGGCCTGTCCGGCTTCACCAAGCGCGCCGAAAGCGAATACGATCCCTTCGGCGCGGCGCATTCCTCGACCTCGATCAGCGCGGCGCTTGGCTTTGCCATGGCCAACAAGATGCTGGGCAAGCCGGGTCGCGGCATCGCGGTCATCGGCGACGGCGCGATGAGTGCGGGCATGGCCTACGAGGCGATGAACAATGCCGAGGCGGCCGGAAACCGCCTGATCGTGATCCTCAACGATAACGACATGTCGATCGCCCCGCCCGTTGGCGGCTTGTCGGCCTATCTCGCCCGCACCGTGTCGAGCAGCGAGTATCTCGGCCTGCGGAGCCTTGCCTCGCGCCTTTCGAAAAAGCTCAGCCGCAAGGTCCATGACGGACTGGAAAAGGCGGAAGAATACGCCCGCGGCATGGTCACTGGAGGCACGCTGTTCGAAGAGCTCGGCTTCTACTACGTCGGCCCGATCGACGGGCACAATCTCGACCACCTCATCCCGGTGCTGGAGAACGTGCGCGACAGCGAGCAGGGCCCGGTCCTGATCCACGTCGTCACGCAGAAGGGCAAGGGCTACGCCCCGGCCGAAAACAGCGCCGACAAGTATCACGGTGTCGCCAAGTTCGACGTTGTCACGGGCGAGCAGAAGAAGTCGTCGGGCGGACCGCCCGCCTATCAGAACGTCTTCGGCGAAACGCTGGCCAAGCTTGCCGATACCGACCCGCGCATCTGCGCCATCACTGCCGCCATGCCGAGCGGTACGGGCGTCGACAAGTTCGCCAAGGCGCATCCGGACAAGGCGTTCGACGTCGGCATTGCTGAACAGCACGGCGTCACTTTCGCTGCGGGCCTCGCGGCACAGGGCATGCGCCCCTTCGCGGCGATCTATTCGACCTTCCTCCAGCGCGCCTACGACCAGGTCGTGCACGACGTGGCGATCCAGAACCTGCCCGTGCGCTTCGCCATCGACCGCGCAGGGCTGGTGGGTGCGGACGGCTGCACGCACGCTGGCGCCTTCGACATCGCCTATCTCGCCACTTTGCCGAACATGGTGGTGATGGCCGCCGCCGACGAGGCGGAGCTGGCGCACATGACCTATACAGCCGCCGAATATGACGACGGTCCGATCGCCTTCCGCTATCCGCGTGGGTCAGGCACCGGCGTCGAAATTCCCGAGCAGCTGCAAAAGCTGGAAATCGGCAAGGGCCGCGTGGTGCGTGAAGGCACCAAGGTCGCCATCCTCTCGCTCGGCGCGCGTCTCGAAGAGGCGAAGAAGGCTGCCGACCAGCTGGAGGCCAAGGGCCTGTCGACCACCGTTGCCGACATGCGCTTTGCCAAGCCGCTCGATACCGAGCTGATCGAGAAGCTGATGCGTACCCACGAGGTCGTCGTGACGATCGAGGAAGGGGCCGTCGGCGGCCTCGGCGCGCATGTCCTCACGTTTGCCAGCGACGCCGGCCTGACCGATGCGGGGCTGAAGGTGCGCACCATGCGCCTGCCCGACATCTTCCAGGACCAGGACGATCCGGTGAAGCAGTATGACGAGGCGGGCCTCAACGCGCCGCATATCGTCGACACCGCGCTCAAGGCCCTGCGCCACAATTCGGCAGGCGTCGAAGAGGCGCGGGCCTAA